A portion of the Corynebacterium jeikeium genome contains these proteins:
- the dnaJ gene encoding molecular chaperone DnaJ, whose protein sequence is MARDYYGILGVEKDATDAEIKKAYRKLALKYHPDRNPGDEEAAEKFREASEANEVLLDPEKRRIVDMGGDPLNPQGGMPGGGFGGFGGGGVGDIFEAFFGGAGGTRQRRSRVQPGADALLRISLGLDEAFTGVRKPITVDTAVLCEQCEGTGSKSKSKPKMCTSCDGTGEIQQVQRSFLGNVMTSRPCPTCEGTGEIIPDPCNNCGGDGRVRARRDLTVNVPAGISDGMRIRMAGQGEVGPGGGPAGDLYVEVAMDPHPVFEREGDDLHFNVQVPMADAALGTEFEVDDLLGEPMTIKVDSGTQPAEQIRLSGKGMPHLRGEGNGDVVAHVDVTVPTKLDRKSRELLEKLREHRDDDAKVADSSERNGFFSRFRRR, encoded by the coding sequence GATTAAGAAGGCGTACCGAAAGCTGGCGCTCAAGTACCACCCAGACCGTAATCCGGGTGATGAAGAAGCTGCGGAGAAGTTCCGTGAGGCCTCTGAGGCGAACGAGGTCCTGCTGGATCCTGAAAAGCGCCGGATTGTGGATATGGGAGGAGATCCTCTCAATCCGCAGGGCGGTATGCCAGGCGGTGGCTTCGGCGGTTTCGGCGGCGGCGGAGTCGGCGATATCTTCGAGGCATTCTTCGGCGGTGCCGGCGGTACCCGCCAGCGCCGCTCGCGTGTGCAGCCAGGTGCAGATGCGCTGCTGCGTATTTCTCTGGGCCTCGATGAGGCATTCACCGGTGTCCGCAAGCCCATCACGGTGGACACCGCGGTGCTGTGTGAGCAGTGCGAGGGAACCGGCTCGAAGTCCAAGTCCAAGCCGAAGATGTGTACCAGCTGTGATGGCACTGGCGAGATTCAACAGGTCCAGCGTTCTTTCCTGGGCAATGTGATGACCTCGCGGCCGTGCCCGACTTGTGAGGGCACCGGCGAGATCATCCCCGATCCGTGTAACAACTGCGGTGGCGATGGCCGCGTCCGTGCTCGCCGTGATCTGACGGTCAACGTTCCGGCAGGTATCTCTGATGGCATGCGTATTCGCATGGCAGGGCAGGGCGAGGTCGGTCCGGGCGGTGGCCCGGCGGGTGACCTCTACGTGGAAGTTGCCATGGACCCGCACCCTGTATTCGAGCGTGAGGGCGATGATCTGCACTTTAACGTGCAGGTGCCCATGGCTGATGCCGCACTTGGTACCGAGTTTGAGGTCGACGACCTGCTCGGCGAACCAATGACCATCAAGGTTGATTCGGGCACCCAGCCGGCAGAGCAGATTCGTCTGTCGGGTAAGGGCATGCCGCATCTGCGCGGCGAGGGCAACGGCGACGTGGTCGCACACGTCGATGTCACGGTGCCGACGAAGCTGGACCGCAAGTCCCGCGAGCTGCTGGAGAAGCTACGCGAGCACCGCGATGATGATGCCAAGGTGGCAGACTCGAGTGAGCGCAACGGTTTCTTCTCCCGATTCCGCCGCCGTTAG